A genomic window from Pagrus major chromosome 23, Pma_NU_1.0 includes:
- the slc5a11 gene encoding sodium/myo-inositol cotransporter 2 isoform X4, translating into MTWWPVGASLFASNIGSGHFIGLAGSGAAAGIGAIAYEWNGMLMVLLLGWIFLPIYISSGVTTMPEYLQRRFGGRRTQLFIAVLYLFIYIFTKISVDMYAGAVFIQLALQWNIYLAVVLLLSITALYTIAGGLAAVIYTDAAQTAIMLIGSLILMGFSFAEVGGWNALMEGYANAIPSVRVPNSTCGIPRDDAFHIFRHPVTSDLPWPGVIIGMSIPSMWYWCSDQVIVQRSLAAKTLSHAKGGSLLAAYLKILPFFAIMLPGMISRILFTDDVACADPELCKQICGNPVGCTDTAYARLVMELLPVGLRGLMMAVMIAALMSSLTSIFNSSSTIFTMDLWKSFRTNASEWELMLVGRMFVLVLVVVSVLWIPVVQASQGGQLFIYIQSISTYLQPPVSIIFIMGCFWKRTNEKGAFWGLTLGLLVGCIRMLLDFIYPAPLCYEEDDRPEVVKYVHYLYFSVLLSFITLVVVVVVSLATEEPKPEQISRLTWFTRFDPVEPKEQVSPVEQSTKTLEEITIQTNESPSLSPDSSASLTSVRSQSRLISALYWLCGMERRTEGNNNPVTPPAPEQTTCSLEEKPCLRTVVNVNLIICLSVTAFIIGYWA; encoded by the exons ATGACCTGGTGGCCG GTGGGCGCCTCGCTGTTTGCCAGTAACATTGGCAGCGGACATTTCATCGGCCTTGCAGGgtcaggagctgcagcaggaatcGGGGCCATTGCATACGAGTGGAAT GGTatgctgatggtgctgctgctgggatGGATCTTCCTGCCCATTTATATCTCCTCAGGG GTGACGACCATGCCAGAGTACTTGCAGAGGCGGTTTGGGGGCAGAAGAACACAGTTGTTTATAGCTGTCCTgtacttatttatttacatcTTCACAAAGATATCG GTGGACATGTATGCAGGTGCAGTGTTCATTCAGCTCGCCCTACAGTGGAACATCTACCTGgctgtggtgctgctgctgtccatcACTGCTCTCTACACTATAGCAG GCGGTCTGGCTGCAGTCATCTACACTGATGCCGCTCAGACTGCAATCATGCTGATCGGATCTCTTATCCTCATGGGCTTCA GCTTTGCCGAGGTCGGAGGCTGGAACGCTCTGATGGAGGGATACGCCAACGCCATCCCTTCGGTCCGCGTGCCAAACTCAACCTGCGGCATCCCTCGAGATGATGCCTTCCACATATTCAGACACccggtgacctctgacctgccGTGGCCCGGCGTCATCATCGGCATGTCCATCCCCTCCATGTGGTACTGGTGTTCTGACCAG GTGATTGTGCAGCGATCCTTGGCTGCGAAGACCCTGTCCCATGCAAAAGGCGGCTCGCTGCTGGCTGCTTATCTGAAGATTCTGCCTTTCTTTGCCATCATGCTGCCTGGCATGATCAGCAGGATACTTTTCACAG ATGATGTGGCGTGTGCAGACCCTGAGTTGTGCAAACAGATTTGTGGAAACCCGGTGGGCTGTACAGACACCGCCTATGCCAGACTGGTGATGGAGCTGCTGCCTGTAG GCCTGCGAGGTCTGATGATGGCGGTAATGATCGCCGCCCTGATGTCCTCACTGACCTCCATCTTTAACAGCTCCAGCACCATTTTCACCATGGATCTGTGGAAGAGTTTCAGGACCAATGCATCCGAGTGGGAGCTTATGTTAGTGGGCAG GATGTTTGTGCTCgtgctggtggtggtgtcaGTGCTGTGGATTCCTGTCGTCCAGGCCAGTCAGGGTGGGCAGCTTTTTATCTACATCCAGTCCATCAGCACCTACCTCCAGCCCCCGGtctccatcatcttcatcatgggCTGCTTCTGGAAGAGGACAAATGAGAAG GGTGCGTTCTGGGGCCTAACTCTCGGCCTGCTGGTGGGCTGCATTCGCATGCTGTTGGACTTCATTTACCCGGCGCCTCTGTGCTACGAGGAGGACGACAGGCCTGAGGTGGTGAAATACGTCCATTACCTGTACTTCTCCGTCCTGTTGTCCTTCATCACCCTGGTTGTGGTGGTTGTGGTCAGTCTGGCTACAGAGGAGCCCAAACCAGAGCAA atTAGTCGCCTCACCTGGTTCACCAGGTTTGACCCTGTGGAGCCCAAAGAGCAGGTCTCCCCAGTGGAGCAGAGCACTAAGACCTTAGAGGAGATTACTATACAGACGAATGAG tcaccctctctctctccagactCTTCAGCCTCCCTGACCAGCGTCAGGAGCCAGTCCCGGCTGATTTCTGCCCTCTACTGGCTGTGTGGGATGGAGAGAAGGACGGAGGGAAATAATAATCCTGTGACGCCTCCTGCTCCTGAACAGACCACCTGTTCCCTGGAGGAAAAACCATGTCTGCGTACCGTTGTTAACGTCAACCTCATCATTTGCCTCTCTGTAACTGCCTTTATCATCGGCTACTGGGCTTGA
- the slc5a11 gene encoding sodium/myo-inositol cotransporter 2 isoform X1, whose amino-acid sequence MTWWPVGASLFASNIGSGHFIGLAGSGAAAGIGAIAYEWNGMLMVLLLGWIFLPIYISSGVTTMPEYLQRRFGGRRTQLFIAVLYLFIYIFTKISVDMYAGAVFIQLALQWNIYLAVVLLLSITALYTIAGGLAAVIYTDAAQTAIMLIGSLILMGFSFAEVGGWNALMEGYANAIPSVRVPNSTCGIPRDDAFHIFRHPVTSDLPWPGVIIGMSIPSMWYWCSDQVIVQRSLAAKTLSHAKGGSLLAAYLKILPFFAIMLPGMISRILFTDDVACADPELCKQICGNPVGCTDTAYARLVMELLPVGLRGLMMAVMIAALMSSLTSIFNSSSTIFTMDLWKSFRTNASEWELMLVGRMFVLVLVVVSVLWIPVVQASQGGQLFIYIQSISTYLQPPVSIIFIMGCFWKRTNEKGAFWGLTLGLLVGCIRMLLDFIYPAPLCYEEDDRPEVVKYVHYLYFSVLLSFITLVVVVVVSLATEEPKPEQISRLTWFTRFDPVEPKEQVSPVEQSTKTLEEITIQTNEMDVTGREPEDSNRKACHHRKDSSASLTSVRSQSRLISALYWLCGMERRTEGNNNPVTPPAPEQTTCSLEEKPCLRTVVNVNLIICLSVTAFIIGYWA is encoded by the exons ATGACCTGGTGGCCG GTGGGCGCCTCGCTGTTTGCCAGTAACATTGGCAGCGGACATTTCATCGGCCTTGCAGGgtcaggagctgcagcaggaatcGGGGCCATTGCATACGAGTGGAAT GGTatgctgatggtgctgctgctgggatGGATCTTCCTGCCCATTTATATCTCCTCAGGG GTGACGACCATGCCAGAGTACTTGCAGAGGCGGTTTGGGGGCAGAAGAACACAGTTGTTTATAGCTGTCCTgtacttatttatttacatcTTCACAAAGATATCG GTGGACATGTATGCAGGTGCAGTGTTCATTCAGCTCGCCCTACAGTGGAACATCTACCTGgctgtggtgctgctgctgtccatcACTGCTCTCTACACTATAGCAG GCGGTCTGGCTGCAGTCATCTACACTGATGCCGCTCAGACTGCAATCATGCTGATCGGATCTCTTATCCTCATGGGCTTCA GCTTTGCCGAGGTCGGAGGCTGGAACGCTCTGATGGAGGGATACGCCAACGCCATCCCTTCGGTCCGCGTGCCAAACTCAACCTGCGGCATCCCTCGAGATGATGCCTTCCACATATTCAGACACccggtgacctctgacctgccGTGGCCCGGCGTCATCATCGGCATGTCCATCCCCTCCATGTGGTACTGGTGTTCTGACCAG GTGATTGTGCAGCGATCCTTGGCTGCGAAGACCCTGTCCCATGCAAAAGGCGGCTCGCTGCTGGCTGCTTATCTGAAGATTCTGCCTTTCTTTGCCATCATGCTGCCTGGCATGATCAGCAGGATACTTTTCACAG ATGATGTGGCGTGTGCAGACCCTGAGTTGTGCAAACAGATTTGTGGAAACCCGGTGGGCTGTACAGACACCGCCTATGCCAGACTGGTGATGGAGCTGCTGCCTGTAG GCCTGCGAGGTCTGATGATGGCGGTAATGATCGCCGCCCTGATGTCCTCACTGACCTCCATCTTTAACAGCTCCAGCACCATTTTCACCATGGATCTGTGGAAGAGTTTCAGGACCAATGCATCCGAGTGGGAGCTTATGTTAGTGGGCAG GATGTTTGTGCTCgtgctggtggtggtgtcaGTGCTGTGGATTCCTGTCGTCCAGGCCAGTCAGGGTGGGCAGCTTTTTATCTACATCCAGTCCATCAGCACCTACCTCCAGCCCCCGGtctccatcatcttcatcatgggCTGCTTCTGGAAGAGGACAAATGAGAAG GGTGCGTTCTGGGGCCTAACTCTCGGCCTGCTGGTGGGCTGCATTCGCATGCTGTTGGACTTCATTTACCCGGCGCCTCTGTGCTACGAGGAGGACGACAGGCCTGAGGTGGTGAAATACGTCCATTACCTGTACTTCTCCGTCCTGTTGTCCTTCATCACCCTGGTTGTGGTGGTTGTGGTCAGTCTGGCTACAGAGGAGCCCAAACCAGAGCAA atTAGTCGCCTCACCTGGTTCACCAGGTTTGACCCTGTGGAGCCCAAAGAGCAGGTCTCCCCAGTGGAGCAGAGCACTAAGACCTTAGAGGAGATTACTATACAGACGAATGAGATGGACGTCACAGGGAGAGAGCCAGAGGACAGCAACAGGAAGGCATGTCATCACAGGAAAG actCTTCAGCCTCCCTGACCAGCGTCAGGAGCCAGTCCCGGCTGATTTCTGCCCTCTACTGGCTGTGTGGGATGGAGAGAAGGACGGAGGGAAATAATAATCCTGTGACGCCTCCTGCTCCTGAACAGACCACCTGTTCCCTGGAGGAAAAACCATGTCTGCGTACCGTTGTTAACGTCAACCTCATCATTTGCCTCTCTGTAACTGCCTTTATCATCGGCTACTGGGCTTGA
- the slc5a11 gene encoding sodium/myo-inositol cotransporter 2 isoform X3, which yields MTWWPVGASLFASNIGSGHFIGLAGSGAAAGIGAIAYEWNGMLMVLLLGWIFLPIYISSGVTTMPEYLQRRFGGRRTQLFIAVLYLFIYIFTKISVDMYAGAVFIQLALQWNIYLAVVLLLSITALYTIAGGLAAVIYTDAAQTAIMLIGSLILMGFSFAEVGGWNALMEGYANAIPSVRVPNSTCGIPRDDAFHIFRHPVTSDLPWPGVIIGMSIPSMWYWCSDQVIVQRSLAAKTLSHAKGGSLLAAYLKILPFFAIMLPGMISRILFTDDVACADPELCKQICGNPVGCTDTAYARLVMELLPVGLRGLMMAVMIAALMSSLTSIFNSSSTIFTMDLWKSFRTNASEWELMLVGRMFVLVLVVVSVLWIPVVQASQGGQLFIYIQSISTYLQPPVSIIFIMGCFWKRTNEKGAFWGLTLGLLVGCIRMLLDFIYPAPLCYEEDDRPEVVKYVHYLYFSVLLSFITLVVVVVVSLATEEPKPEQISRLTWFTRFDPVEPKEQVSPVEQSTKTLEEITIQTNEMDVTGREPEDNSSASLTSVRSQSRLISALYWLCGMERRTEGNNNPVTPPAPEQTTCSLEEKPCLRTVVNVNLIICLSVTAFIIGYWA from the exons ATGACCTGGTGGCCG GTGGGCGCCTCGCTGTTTGCCAGTAACATTGGCAGCGGACATTTCATCGGCCTTGCAGGgtcaggagctgcagcaggaatcGGGGCCATTGCATACGAGTGGAAT GGTatgctgatggtgctgctgctgggatGGATCTTCCTGCCCATTTATATCTCCTCAGGG GTGACGACCATGCCAGAGTACTTGCAGAGGCGGTTTGGGGGCAGAAGAACACAGTTGTTTATAGCTGTCCTgtacttatttatttacatcTTCACAAAGATATCG GTGGACATGTATGCAGGTGCAGTGTTCATTCAGCTCGCCCTACAGTGGAACATCTACCTGgctgtggtgctgctgctgtccatcACTGCTCTCTACACTATAGCAG GCGGTCTGGCTGCAGTCATCTACACTGATGCCGCTCAGACTGCAATCATGCTGATCGGATCTCTTATCCTCATGGGCTTCA GCTTTGCCGAGGTCGGAGGCTGGAACGCTCTGATGGAGGGATACGCCAACGCCATCCCTTCGGTCCGCGTGCCAAACTCAACCTGCGGCATCCCTCGAGATGATGCCTTCCACATATTCAGACACccggtgacctctgacctgccGTGGCCCGGCGTCATCATCGGCATGTCCATCCCCTCCATGTGGTACTGGTGTTCTGACCAG GTGATTGTGCAGCGATCCTTGGCTGCGAAGACCCTGTCCCATGCAAAAGGCGGCTCGCTGCTGGCTGCTTATCTGAAGATTCTGCCTTTCTTTGCCATCATGCTGCCTGGCATGATCAGCAGGATACTTTTCACAG ATGATGTGGCGTGTGCAGACCCTGAGTTGTGCAAACAGATTTGTGGAAACCCGGTGGGCTGTACAGACACCGCCTATGCCAGACTGGTGATGGAGCTGCTGCCTGTAG GCCTGCGAGGTCTGATGATGGCGGTAATGATCGCCGCCCTGATGTCCTCACTGACCTCCATCTTTAACAGCTCCAGCACCATTTTCACCATGGATCTGTGGAAGAGTTTCAGGACCAATGCATCCGAGTGGGAGCTTATGTTAGTGGGCAG GATGTTTGTGCTCgtgctggtggtggtgtcaGTGCTGTGGATTCCTGTCGTCCAGGCCAGTCAGGGTGGGCAGCTTTTTATCTACATCCAGTCCATCAGCACCTACCTCCAGCCCCCGGtctccatcatcttcatcatgggCTGCTTCTGGAAGAGGACAAATGAGAAG GGTGCGTTCTGGGGCCTAACTCTCGGCCTGCTGGTGGGCTGCATTCGCATGCTGTTGGACTTCATTTACCCGGCGCCTCTGTGCTACGAGGAGGACGACAGGCCTGAGGTGGTGAAATACGTCCATTACCTGTACTTCTCCGTCCTGTTGTCCTTCATCACCCTGGTTGTGGTGGTTGTGGTCAGTCTGGCTACAGAGGAGCCCAAACCAGAGCAA atTAGTCGCCTCACCTGGTTCACCAGGTTTGACCCTGTGGAGCCCAAAGAGCAGGTCTCCCCAGTGGAGCAGAGCACTAAGACCTTAGAGGAGATTACTATACAGACGAATGAGATGGACGTCACAGGGAGAGAGCCAGAGGACA actCTTCAGCCTCCCTGACCAGCGTCAGGAGCCAGTCCCGGCTGATTTCTGCCCTCTACTGGCTGTGTGGGATGGAGAGAAGGACGGAGGGAAATAATAATCCTGTGACGCCTCCTGCTCCTGAACAGACCACCTGTTCCCTGGAGGAAAAACCATGTCTGCGTACCGTTGTTAACGTCAACCTCATCATTTGCCTCTCTGTAACTGCCTTTATCATCGGCTACTGGGCTTGA
- the slc5a11 gene encoding sodium/myo-inositol cotransporter 2 isoform X2 produces the protein MTWWPVGASLFASNIGSGHFIGLAGSGAAAGIGAIAYEWNGMLMVLLLGWIFLPIYISSGVTTMPEYLQRRFGGRRTQLFIAVLYLFIYIFTKISVDMYAGAVFIQLALQWNIYLAVVLLLSITALYTIAGGLAAVIYTDAAQTAIMLIGSLILMGFSFAEVGGWNALMEGYANAIPSVRVPNSTCGIPRDDAFHIFRHPVTSDLPWPGVIIGMSIPSMWYWCSDQVIVQRSLAAKTLSHAKGGSLLAAYLKILPFFAIMLPGMISRILFTDDVACADPELCKQICGNPVGCTDTAYARLVMELLPVGLRGLMMAVMIAALMSSLTSIFNSSSTIFTMDLWKSFRTNASEWELMLVGRMFVLVLVVVSVLWIPVVQASQGGQLFIYIQSISTYLQPPVSIIFIMGCFWKRTNEKGAFWGLTLGLLVGCIRMLLDFIYPAPLCYEEDDRPEVVKYVHYLYFSVLLSFITLVVVVVVSLATEEPKPEQISRLTWFTRFDPVEPKEQVSPVEQSTKTLEEITIQTNEMDVTGREPEDSNRKACHHRKASLTSVRSQSRLISALYWLCGMERRTEGNNNPVTPPAPEQTTCSLEEKPCLRTVVNVNLIICLSVTAFIIGYWA, from the exons ATGACCTGGTGGCCG GTGGGCGCCTCGCTGTTTGCCAGTAACATTGGCAGCGGACATTTCATCGGCCTTGCAGGgtcaggagctgcagcaggaatcGGGGCCATTGCATACGAGTGGAAT GGTatgctgatggtgctgctgctgggatGGATCTTCCTGCCCATTTATATCTCCTCAGGG GTGACGACCATGCCAGAGTACTTGCAGAGGCGGTTTGGGGGCAGAAGAACACAGTTGTTTATAGCTGTCCTgtacttatttatttacatcTTCACAAAGATATCG GTGGACATGTATGCAGGTGCAGTGTTCATTCAGCTCGCCCTACAGTGGAACATCTACCTGgctgtggtgctgctgctgtccatcACTGCTCTCTACACTATAGCAG GCGGTCTGGCTGCAGTCATCTACACTGATGCCGCTCAGACTGCAATCATGCTGATCGGATCTCTTATCCTCATGGGCTTCA GCTTTGCCGAGGTCGGAGGCTGGAACGCTCTGATGGAGGGATACGCCAACGCCATCCCTTCGGTCCGCGTGCCAAACTCAACCTGCGGCATCCCTCGAGATGATGCCTTCCACATATTCAGACACccggtgacctctgacctgccGTGGCCCGGCGTCATCATCGGCATGTCCATCCCCTCCATGTGGTACTGGTGTTCTGACCAG GTGATTGTGCAGCGATCCTTGGCTGCGAAGACCCTGTCCCATGCAAAAGGCGGCTCGCTGCTGGCTGCTTATCTGAAGATTCTGCCTTTCTTTGCCATCATGCTGCCTGGCATGATCAGCAGGATACTTTTCACAG ATGATGTGGCGTGTGCAGACCCTGAGTTGTGCAAACAGATTTGTGGAAACCCGGTGGGCTGTACAGACACCGCCTATGCCAGACTGGTGATGGAGCTGCTGCCTGTAG GCCTGCGAGGTCTGATGATGGCGGTAATGATCGCCGCCCTGATGTCCTCACTGACCTCCATCTTTAACAGCTCCAGCACCATTTTCACCATGGATCTGTGGAAGAGTTTCAGGACCAATGCATCCGAGTGGGAGCTTATGTTAGTGGGCAG GATGTTTGTGCTCgtgctggtggtggtgtcaGTGCTGTGGATTCCTGTCGTCCAGGCCAGTCAGGGTGGGCAGCTTTTTATCTACATCCAGTCCATCAGCACCTACCTCCAGCCCCCGGtctccatcatcttcatcatgggCTGCTTCTGGAAGAGGACAAATGAGAAG GGTGCGTTCTGGGGCCTAACTCTCGGCCTGCTGGTGGGCTGCATTCGCATGCTGTTGGACTTCATTTACCCGGCGCCTCTGTGCTACGAGGAGGACGACAGGCCTGAGGTGGTGAAATACGTCCATTACCTGTACTTCTCCGTCCTGTTGTCCTTCATCACCCTGGTTGTGGTGGTTGTGGTCAGTCTGGCTACAGAGGAGCCCAAACCAGAGCAA atTAGTCGCCTCACCTGGTTCACCAGGTTTGACCCTGTGGAGCCCAAAGAGCAGGTCTCCCCAGTGGAGCAGAGCACTAAGACCTTAGAGGAGATTACTATACAGACGAATGAGATGGACGTCACAGGGAGAGAGCCAGAGGACAGCAACAGGAAGGCATGTCATCACAGGAAAG CCTCCCTGACCAGCGTCAGGAGCCAGTCCCGGCTGATTTCTGCCCTCTACTGGCTGTGTGGGATGGAGAGAAGGACGGAGGGAAATAATAATCCTGTGACGCCTCCTGCTCCTGAACAGACCACCTGTTCCCTGGAGGAAAAACCATGTCTGCGTACCGTTGTTAACGTCAACCTCATCATTTGCCTCTCTGTAACTGCCTTTATCATCGGCTACTGGGCTTGA